The Salvia miltiorrhiza cultivar Shanhuang (shh) chromosome 1, IMPLAD_Smil_shh, whole genome shotgun sequence genome has a window encoding:
- the LOC131024185 gene encoding ethylene-responsive transcription factor ERF014-like: protein MKMVKQESKIPSKQNSPPSSSSSSKKRFKGVRMRSWGSWVSEIRAPNQKTRIWLGSYSTAEAAARAYDAALLCLKGSKANLNFPKSIQTLNFSDDSAAVMSPKSIQKIAAAAAADLLESSEEFSPLSSSSPSPSLSSSSNEIGSVPIENDLIILDGGGGGEGDLSWYNFESPKYYYEMMNNGVFFDPTMAAQDDYACFEDEDIRLWSFC, encoded by the coding sequence ATGAAAATGGTGAAGCAAGAATCAAAGATTCCATCGAAACAAAACTCACCACCCTCATCCTCGTCGTCGTCGAAGAAGAGATTCAAGGGTGTAAGAATGAGAAGCTGGGGATCATGGGTGTCCGAAATCAGAGCTCCCAATCAAAAAACGAGAATCTGGCTGGGCTCCTATTCAACCGCCGAAGCCGCCGCAAGAGCTTACGACGCCGCTCTCCTCTGTCTCAAGGGATCAAAAGCCAATCTCAATTTCCCCAAATCCATCCAAACCCTAAATTTCTCCGACGATAGCGCCGCCGTCATGTCGCCTAAATCGATCCAaaaaatcgccgccgccgccgccgcggatCTTCTAGAAAGTTCCGAGGAATTCAGCCCGCTTTCGTCGTCGTCACCGTCGCCGTCGCTTTCGTCGTCGTCGAATGAGATTGGTTCTGTTCCGATTGAGAATGACCTGATTATTTTGGACGGCGGCGGAGGTGGTGAAGGGGATTTGTCGTGGTACAACTTTGAATCCCCCAAGTACTACTACGAGATGATGAATAATGGGGTTTTCTTTGATCCGACGATGGCTGCGCAGGATGATTATGCTTGCTTCGAAGACGAAGATATCAGATTATGGAGCTTCTGCTGA